In Tachysurus vachellii isolate PV-2020 chromosome 3, HZAU_Pvac_v1, whole genome shotgun sequence, one genomic interval encodes:
- the smad10a gene encoding mothers against decapentaplegic homolog 4, producing the protein MSVNPPSSNDACLSIVHSLMCHRQGGENEGFAKRAIESLVKKLKEKKDELDSLITAITTNGVHPSKCVTIQRTLDGRLQVAGRKGFPHVIYARLWRWPDLHKNELKHVKFCQYAFDLKYDNVCVNPYHYERVVSPGIVGLSLQNTAPSGRLIKEEYTHDCVQMDVPPGLPPQSDHQGAMKLPAPEHYPPPLPPLQMPPEAARCPPPANLYPNMPLSPTASGSMMPMQGGHSEGLLQIASPQAQVMTPTPPPSTPPQAPPTQNGYNGSKHTQTQGSFHTTWTGSSTASYTPIGRQQSSRAHQPPLHHPHYWSQHHSSSSFPPPVSNHPGPEFWCSISYFEMDVQVGEMFKVLSSCPVVTVDGYVDPSGGDRFCLGQLSNVHRTEASERARLHIGKGVQLECRGEGDVWMRCLSDHAVFVQSYYLDREAGRAPGDAVHKIYPGAYIKVFDLRQCHRQMQQQAATAQAAAAAQAAAVAGNIPGPGSVGGIAPAISLSAAAGIGVDDLRRLCILRLSFVKGWGPDYPRHSITHTPCWVEVHLHRALQLLDEVLHTMPLADPGPSN; encoded by the exons ATGTCGGTGAACCCCCCCAGCAGTAACGATGCCTGCCTCAGCATCGTGCACAGCCTCATGTGCCACCGACAAGGCGGCGAGAACGAAGGCTTCGCCAAGAGAGCCATCGAGAGCCTGGTCAAGAAactgaaggagaagaaggatgaGCTGGACTCGCTCATCACCGCCATCACCACCAACGGCGTCCATCCCAGCAAGTGCGTCACCATCCAGAGGACACTAGATGGAAGACTTCAG gtggCTGGACGGAAAGGTTTCCCCCACGTGATCTACGCTCGTCTATGGCGCTGGCCGGACCTTCACAAAAATGAGCTGAAGCACGTCAAGTTCTGCCAGTACGCCTTCGACTTAAAGTATGACAACGTCTGTGTGAATCCGTATCACTACGAGAGAGTCGTGTCTCCCGGCATCG TTGGCCTCAGCCTACAGAACACAG CTCCGTCTGGCAGGCTGATTAAAGAGGAATACACCCACGACTGCGTTCAGATGGACGTTCCTCCTGGTTTGCCTCCACAGTCAGACCACCAGGGGGCGATGAAGCTTCCTGCACCGGAGCATTACCCCCCACCCCTGCCACCGTTACAGATGCCCCCTGAAGCGGCACGGTGCCCTCCGCCTGCCAACCTCTACCCCAACATGCCCCTCTCTCCAACCG cATCTGGCTCAATGATGCCCATGCAGGGTGGTCACAGCGAAGGTCTCTTGCAGATCGCATCCCCTCAGGCTCAGGTCATGACCCCAACCCCTCCTCCTTCGACGCCCCCTCAGGCCCCGCCCACTCAGAACGGCTACAACggctccaaacacacacagacacagggctCTTTTCATA cTACTTGGACGGGAAGCAGCACGGCCTCTTACACTCCTATAGGACGCCAACAGAGCAGCCGTGCCCACCAGCCTCCTCTCCACCACCCCCACTACT GGTCTCAGCATCACAGTTCATCATCGTTCCCTCCGCCAGTCTCCAACCATCCAG GGCCAGAATTCTGGTGCTCCATCTCGTATTTTGAGATGGACGTTCAGGTCGGTGAGATGTTTAAAGTGTTGTCCAGTTGTCCTGTGGTGACGGTGGATGGCTACGTGGATCCGTCTGGAGGAGATCGTTTCTGCCTCGGGCAGCTCAGTAACGTTCACCGTACTGAGGCCAGTGAAAGGGCCAG GTTACACATCGGTAAAGGTGTGCAGCTGGAGTGTCGAGGTGAGGGCGACGTGTGGATGCGATGTCTGAGTGATCATGCCGTCTTTGTTCAGAGCTACTACCTGGACAGAGAGGCAGGACGAGCGCCAGGGGATGCTGTTCACAAAATCTACCCAGGAGCCTACATCAAG GTGTTTGATCTGCGTCAGTGCCATCGGCAGATGCAGCAGCAGGCGGCCACGGCTCAGGCAGCAGCTGCGGCTCAGGCAGCCGCCGTGGCAGGGAACATTCCGGGTCCAGGGAGCGTCGGGGGCATCGCTCCTGCAATCA GTCTGTCAGCAGCTGCAGGGATCGGCGTGGACGACCTGCGCAGGTTGTGTATCCTGCGTCTGAGTTTTGTGAAGGGCTGGGGACCCGATTACCCGCGccacagcatcacacacacaccctgctggGTGGAGGTACATCTCCACCGTGCCCTGCAGCTGCTGGATGAGGTGCTACACACCATGCCTCTGGCAGACCCTGGACCTTCTAACTGA